In Nodosilinea sp. FACHB-141, a single window of DNA contains:
- a CDS encoding transglutaminase domain-containing protein gives MRGRKRQKAPSILTWGDRIVLRTLLLNLAFLFLLLILRPQTSFLALSTRGDWFLDGMQGPQAELTRKGLFTLASGLEGLYLRFHNNPFDQYADTTQVRPQPAPSTRPAGQDKGWPWTGAELHPAVIGMPPSAETSIASVARYIASQEKNPMLRIKALHDYVADRIAYDAPNYFAGNYPPQDAETVFHRRVAVCAGYAKLLEALGQAIGEEIVYVTGDSRNSTSDLEGQSHAWNAAKINGQWYLIDPTWNSGYVDRESGFTKAYKTDYLFPPPEVMGISHFPEDQAWQLRPQPITRGEFLRQPMMKAQFFAEGMKLVAPMRSQSDTHQTAVIQLQNPNQRWLLPSYSLKSSTQAEHCLESATQGPQITCSLPGPGAYEVSLFSGDEQYGEFVYVGQVEFNRR, from the coding sequence ATGCGAGGCCGCAAACGGCAAAAAGCACCCAGCATTCTGACTTGGGGCGATCGCATTGTCTTGAGAACGCTGTTGCTCAACCTGGCCTTCCTCTTTTTGCTGCTGATCCTGCGACCTCAGACCTCCTTCCTGGCCCTGTCTACCCGTGGCGATTGGTTCCTTGATGGCATGCAGGGGCCACAAGCAGAACTGACTCGTAAGGGCCTGTTTACGCTTGCCAGCGGCCTCGAAGGGCTATATCTGCGATTCCACAACAATCCTTTCGACCAATACGCCGATACAACGCAGGTGCGACCCCAGCCTGCCCCGTCAACTCGTCCGGCAGGGCAGGACAAAGGATGGCCTTGGACAGGGGCCGAGCTACATCCCGCCGTAATCGGCATGCCTCCTAGCGCTGAAACCAGCATTGCTTCTGTCGCTCGGTACATCGCCAGCCAGGAAAAGAATCCAATGCTGCGCATCAAGGCACTCCACGACTACGTAGCGGATCGCATCGCCTACGATGCCCCCAACTATTTTGCGGGCAACTATCCTCCTCAAGATGCTGAGACAGTCTTCCATCGCCGAGTAGCCGTTTGTGCAGGCTATGCCAAACTGCTCGAAGCTCTGGGCCAGGCAATTGGAGAAGAGATTGTTTATGTAACAGGCGACTCCCGCAACTCCACCAGCGATCTAGAGGGCCAAAGCCATGCTTGGAATGCGGCAAAAATAAACGGACAATGGTATTTGATTGATCCAACCTGGAACAGTGGTTATGTGGATCGAGAGTCAGGTTTCACTAAGGCCTACAAGACCGATTACCTCTTCCCGCCCCCAGAGGTGATGGGCATTAGCCACTTTCCTGAGGACCAGGCATGGCAACTGCGCCCACAACCCATTACCCGTGGTGAGTTCCTGCGCCAACCGATGATGAAAGCCCAGTTCTTTGCCGAAGGGATGAAACTGGTTGCTCCCATGCGATCGCAATCAGATACTCATCAAACTGCGGTGATTCAGCTTCAGAATCCTAATCAACGCTGGTTGCTGCCTAGCTACTCTCTCAAAAGCTCTACCCAAGCTGAGCATTGTCTAGAGAGCGCTACCCAAGGCCCCCAAATAACCTGCTCCCTTCCTGGCCCTGGAGCCTATGAAGTCAGCTTGTTCAGCGGTGATGAACAGTATGGAGAGTTCGTCTATGTAGGCCAGGTTGAGTTCAATCGGCGCTAA
- a CDS encoding DUF1350 family protein encodes MASKLRFKPISHSWVALHPNPKGVIQFVGGAFFGTFGPMFFYRHLLRYLYEKSYTIVLLPFNFSFDHYREAIFLVKEQYHILPDLVRLAMLAGYDHQFYLKDSNYYWIAHSIGCKYVSLLEAFSALPDDKSEATQFIRELLKNLPDESYSETAIEKVVAQIDRLFGDLQIEAKSTQKLIHDYQQSIGQSYDESAESIFLNLFIKNQPSVLLAPCTSDTSSAVKPKAFARLVDKWGMGVKPTTATTCALIKQSDLFGLLGLVCFQSDKIAAETCQWFLEVLKKPSRENQKYLNGGHLRPLGVQLVNHVVNPFFDWPLLTLTDKRNAALEDLMSELLESFSARI; translated from the coding sequence ATGGCTTCAAAATTACGATTTAAGCCCATCTCTCATAGCTGGGTGGCCCTACATCCCAATCCTAAGGGAGTAATTCAATTTGTCGGTGGGGCTTTTTTCGGTACTTTTGGGCCGATGTTCTTTTACCGTCACTTACTTCGATACCTTTATGAAAAGTCGTACACTATCGTATTGTTACCATTCAATTTTTCGTTTGATCACTACCGAGAAGCCATTTTCTTGGTTAAAGAGCAGTACCACATTCTGCCTGACTTAGTCAGACTGGCGATGCTTGCAGGCTATGACCACCAATTTTATCTGAAGGACTCAAATTACTATTGGATTGCCCATAGCATCGGATGTAAGTATGTCTCGCTGCTGGAAGCATTTAGTGCCCTGCCCGATGATAAAAGCGAGGCGACTCAATTTATCCGTGAACTGCTCAAAAATCTGCCGGACGAGTCGTATAGCGAGACAGCTATTGAGAAGGTAGTGGCTCAAATTGACCGCTTGTTTGGAGATTTGCAGATCGAGGCGAAAAGCACCCAGAAACTCATTCATGATTATCAGCAGAGCATTGGGCAGTCCTACGATGAAAGTGCTGAATCGATCTTCTTAAACCTGTTTATTAAGAATCAGCCCTCTGTTTTACTGGCACCTTGCACCAGTGATACCTCCAGTGCAGTCAAACCCAAGGCCTTTGCTCGACTAGTCGACAAATGGGGAATGGGAGTTAAACCGACGACGGCGACTACCTGTGCCCTGATTAAACAATCTGATCTTTTTGGCTTACTTGGGTTAGTGTGTTTTCAATCTGACAAGATTGCTGCGGAAACCTGTCAGTGGTTTTTAGAGGTGCTTAAAAAACCATCTAGAGAAAATCAAAAATATCTCAATGGTGGACATCTCAGGCCGCTAGGCGTTCAGTTGGTCAATCACGTTGTTAATCCCTTCTTTGATTGGCCTCTGCTCACCTTAACTGATAAAAGAAATGCTGCTTTAGAAGACCTTATGAGTGAATTGCTAGAGAGTTTTTCGGCACGGATTTAG
- a CDS encoding GTP-binding protein, translating into MSLNASPIPVSVITGYLGSGKTTLLNRMLTEEHGKRIAVIVNEFGEVGIDSQLVIDADEEILEMNNGCICCTVRGDLVRIFDSLLEKQDKFDHLVIETTGLADPAPVIQSFFADETMRTKTQLDAVITVVDSKHIWEHWESDEAQEQIAFADVILLNKTDLVSSEVVDELEQRVRGMTAFAKVYRTQDSDIAMDSVLGIKAFDLKQALHIDPDFLDEDAHEHDESVYSVSIVEEGSVDGDKFNRWIYQLLQDRGADIFRMKGILDIDSEDRRFVFQGVHMLLDGRPGRIWKSDELRRNELVFIGRNLSEMELKDGFQACLA; encoded by the coding sequence ATGAGCCTTAATGCTTCACCAATTCCTGTAAGTGTCATTACTGGGTATTTAGGGTCGGGAAAGACAACCTTGCTTAATCGTATGCTCACTGAGGAGCATGGCAAAAGAATTGCTGTCATAGTCAATGAATTTGGCGAGGTAGGAATTGATAGTCAGCTAGTCATTGATGCTGACGAAGAAATTTTGGAAATGAATAATGGCTGTATCTGCTGTACTGTCAGAGGTGACTTAGTTCGCATCTTTGATAGCCTTCTAGAAAAACAGGATAAGTTTGACCATTTGGTGATTGAGACGACAGGGTTAGCTGACCCAGCACCCGTCATTCAATCATTTTTCGCAGATGAAACGATGAGGACTAAGACTCAGCTAGATGCAGTCATTACAGTCGTTGACTCAAAGCATATTTGGGAGCACTGGGAAAGTGACGAAGCTCAAGAGCAAATTGCTTTCGCAGACGTGATATTGCTTAACAAGACTGACCTAGTATCTTCAGAGGTCGTTGATGAACTGGAGCAAAGAGTTCGCGGAATGACAGCCTTTGCCAAGGTTTATAGAACTCAGGACAGTGATATTGCCATGGACTCCGTTCTTGGCATCAAAGCCTTTGATCTGAAACAGGCTCTGCATATAGATCCAGACTTTCTAGACGAAGATGCTCATGAGCATGATGAGTCAGTTTATTCGGTTTCTATCGTTGAAGAAGGTAGCGTAGACGGCGATAAGTTTAACCGCTGGATTTATCAGCTTTTACAAGATAGAGGGGCAGATATCTTTCGTATGAAAGGCATTCTAGATATTGACTCAGAAGATAGGCGTTTCGTCTTCCAGGGAGTTCACATGCTATTAGATGGTAGACCTGGGCGCATTTGGAAAAGTGATGAGTTGCGTAGGAATGAACTCGTATTCATCGGTCGTAACTTATCAGAGATGGAACTCAAAGATGGCTTTCAGGCTTGCCTTGCATAA
- a CDS encoding patatin-like phospholipase family protein, whose product MTTTPLDFKQFPEETPKDLSQIPIGLSLSGGGYRAAAFHLGTLAYLERIKLLTQLSRLSTVSGGTFTGSKYILSLVEGIGFLEFFQNFYRFLRDQDLFKAGLADLSQGPSRVPSGQPKLILSMANVYADTFLKSPQGHPYTLGEVLDAEISIKEISFNTTEFRTGVAFRFQKSANGRARIGNGNVSIPKDAAKEIRLADIVAASSCFPGGFEPLEFPQDFAWPNNQIPPKVKDAVGENGQFRSLALMDGGIFDNQGIDSLILSDS is encoded by the coding sequence ATGACAACAACACCTTTAGATTTCAAGCAGTTTCCAGAAGAGACGCCCAAAGATTTGTCTCAGATTCCAATTGGGTTATCTTTATCAGGGGGCGGCTACCGTGCAGCAGCGTTTCATCTTGGAACCCTAGCCTATCTTGAGCGCATTAAACTACTTACTCAGTTATCTAGGTTATCCACAGTATCAGGGGGAACGTTCACAGGATCAAAATATATCTTGTCATTGGTGGAGGGAATTGGATTTCTTGAATTCTTCCAAAACTTCTATCGCTTTCTCCGTGATCAGGATTTATTTAAAGCTGGATTAGCAGATTTAAGTCAAGGCCCTAGTCGAGTGCCTTCAGGTCAGCCAAAGCTGATATTATCGATGGCAAACGTGTATGCTGACACTTTTCTAAAGTCCCCTCAAGGACATCCATACACTTTAGGTGAAGTTCTTGACGCAGAGATCTCTATTAAGGAAATTTCATTTAATACAACTGAATTTCGAACTGGTGTAGCTTTTAGGTTCCAAAAAAGCGCTAATGGCCGTGCTCGTATAGGTAATGGCAATGTGTCCATTCCTAAGGATGCCGCAAAAGAGATTCGACTAGCTGATATTGTAGCAGCCTCATCTTGTTTCCCTGGTGGGTTTGAGCCACTAGAATTTCCTCAGGATTTTGCCTGGCCCAACAATCAGATTCCTCCTAAGGTGAAGGATGCTGTTGGCGAAAATGGGCAGTTCCGCTCTTTAGCGTTAATGGATGGTGGCATTTTCGATAACCAAGGAATTGACAGCTTGATCTTGTCAGATAGTTGA
- the nthB gene encoding nitrile hydratase subunit beta: MKLQHYIGGIEGLEPSSFEKKVFVQPWEERIFGIHVAMMGLSNHLEAVESVPTKFSSFWTWGHLRQGAEGMNPFDYFKYRYYEKWLGGISGFFVESGYVTEEELSTKTAAYLGNLDAPLPSGGETAIDEQIIEYLRVGDSPACDVEAQPKFKVGDTVTVRNPPPVDHCKLPGYLRTKKGIVDEVYEGTYNYYFPTGDGVGDPMPIYNVVFDSHDIWKDITEPNTKIYVQIFEGYLEDPE, encoded by the coding sequence ATGAAGCTACAGCATTACATCGGTGGAATTGAAGGACTTGAACCTTCTAGCTTTGAGAAGAAAGTCTTCGTTCAACCGTGGGAAGAACGTATCTTTGGCATTCACGTTGCCATGATGGGGCTGAGTAACCATTTAGAGGCCGTTGAGTCCGTCCCAACTAAGTTCAGTAGCTTTTGGACTTGGGGCCATCTCCGCCAAGGTGCAGAGGGGATGAACCCATTTGACTACTTTAAGTACCGATACTATGAGAAGTGGTTAGGTGGTATTTCTGGATTCTTTGTTGAATCGGGTTATGTAACAGAGGAAGAGCTAAGTACAAAAACAGCAGCATACTTAGGAAACTTAGATGCACCATTACCGAGTGGCGGTGAGACAGCTATTGATGAGCAAATAATTGAGTACCTGAGGGTTGGAGACTCACCCGCTTGTGATGTGGAGGCTCAACCTAAGTTTAAGGTTGGTGATACCGTTACTGTTAGAAATCCACCCCCTGTTGATCACTGCAAGCTACCAGGGTATCTGCGAACTAAGAAAGGTATTGTTGATGAGGTCTACGAAGGTACCTACAACTATTACTTTCCAACGGGTGATGGAGTAGGCGATCCTATGCCTATCTACAATGTCGTCTTTGATTCCCACGACATTTGGAAAGACATTACTGAGCCCAATACCAAAATCTACGTTCAGATTTTTGAGGGCTATCTAGAAGATCCAGAATAG
- a CDS encoding nitrile hydratase accessory protein: MQIKFEQFAAASMLGSADSPPRDNGEILFQRPWEGRAFGMAIALSKKGHYEWEDFRQGLIASIAEWEATHCKDDPDWDYYLRWLASLENLVLESSLVSEEELKERTRQILVEANKTSI, translated from the coding sequence ATGCAGATTAAATTTGAACAGTTCGCAGCCGCTAGTATGCTGGGTAGCGCTGATTCTCCCCCACGCGATAATGGGGAGATTCTGTTTCAAAGGCCCTGGGAAGGCCGTGCCTTTGGAATGGCAATTGCTCTGTCCAAAAAAGGACATTACGAGTGGGAAGACTTTCGGCAAGGGCTCATAGCATCAATAGCTGAGTGGGAAGCGACTCACTGTAAAGATGACCCAGATTGGGATTATTATCTTCGTTGGCTTGCATCTCTAGAGAATTTAGTACTTGAGTCTTCCCTTGTCAGCGAAGAGGAGTTAAAAGAACGAACTCGTCAGATACTGGTTGAGGCCAATAAAACCTCGATTTAA
- a CDS encoding type IV pilin-like G/H family protein: MNGGLSLATDQIISRHYGKLDMVAANPMELAKQGDADAIAALMNKALQSKGIKVSGKATKGCLTIVAESKEAPDQTFLTGYLSKGVKSINPTSLERMVVQGKEIGQSKIVWRENVNLKVSEPTKEGKIAEVKNKLGVFRSVLDIANTALLGGIFLTLLGSQLKASPTQASFWEYSVEGVSDESFTETMLEMGAKGWDLASARRAVSGEGSYSEGLYEVIFKRPISESEAESNLKNIEIIGKENGIESFLSLTNSEQELNYIQNDILSRDFSSTEAFLQDDSDNYDVEIAQSLPELFVVNATPKSNNLRSFVSAVAVVDDSTKSIICKTDEPGKTLPDPPQVVDGSLECAAGSFEP, from the coding sequence TTGAATGGCGGTTTGAGCTTAGCTACAGATCAAATAATTTCTAGACATTACGGAAAGTTAGATATGGTTGCTGCGAATCCAATGGAGTTAGCTAAGCAAGGCGATGCAGATGCGATCGCAGCGCTTATGAACAAGGCTCTACAGTCTAAAGGCATTAAAGTAAGTGGAAAAGCAACCAAAGGTTGCCTAACAATTGTTGCCGAGTCTAAAGAAGCTCCTGACCAAACTTTTTTGACTGGTTATCTTAGCAAAGGCGTTAAGTCAATAAATCCTACATCCCTTGAGCGAATGGTAGTCCAAGGGAAAGAGATTGGGCAATCAAAAATTGTCTGGCGGGAAAATGTCAACCTTAAAGTCTCGGAGCCCACCAAAGAAGGGAAGATCGCTGAGGTAAAGAATAAGCTTGGCGTGTTTAGAAGTGTATTAGATATTGCAAACACTGCCCTTTTAGGTGGAATTTTTCTCACGCTGTTAGGTAGCCAGCTTAAAGCTTCTCCCACTCAGGCATCATTTTGGGAATACAGTGTTGAAGGTGTTAGTGATGAATCTTTCACAGAAACCATGCTAGAAATGGGTGCAAAAGGATGGGATCTTGCTTCCGCACGCAGGGCAGTGAGTGGAGAAGGATCTTACAGCGAAGGACTATATGAAGTCATCTTCAAGCGCCCAATTTCTGAGTCTGAAGCAGAAAGCAATCTAAAGAATATAGAAATTATTGGCAAGGAGAATGGAATTGAGTCATTCCTGTCATTGACTAACAGTGAACAGGAATTGAATTATATTCAAAATGACATTCTATCTCGTGATTTTAGTAGCACCGAAGCATTCTTGCAAGATGACTCAGATAACTACGATGTCGAAATAGCACAGTCATTACCGGAGCTATTTGTTGTCAATGCAACTCCGAAGAGCAATAATCTTAGGAGTTTTGTCAGTGCAGTGGCGGTCGTTGATGACTCTACCAAATCAATAATTTGCAAGACCGATGAGCCTGGAAAAACTTTGCCTGATCCCCCTCAGGTTGTAGATGGTTCCTTGGAATGCGCTGCTGGCTCATTTGAACCCTAA
- a CDS encoding HupE/UreJ family protein: MASKITGIRHRAGLGLSSFVKLIIGIFALLGVASPAFAHHPSGGVISATFMEGFLSGLGHPIIGFDHLVFVISVGLLASTVARGFWVPVVFVSTALVGTGLQLMLVDMPIVEIVISASVLVSGILLAKLEKPGTAIITVLAGIAGLFHGYAYGEAIIGATAVPLAAYLAGFTLIQAIISLISFKIATEAIKSSVSYPDFLRLAGYIAVGAGMAFMAASF; the protein is encoded by the coding sequence GTGGCATCAAAGATTACTGGCATTAGACATCGGGCTGGCCTGGGTCTGAGCAGTTTCGTGAAGCTTATTATAGGTATCTTTGCCCTTCTAGGAGTAGCTTCTCCCGCCTTTGCCCATCACCCATCTGGAGGTGTAATATCGGCTACTTTTATGGAGGGATTTTTGTCAGGGCTTGGTCACCCAATCATTGGGTTTGATCATCTAGTTTTTGTTATATCTGTGGGATTGCTAGCGTCAACTGTTGCCAGAGGTTTCTGGGTTCCTGTTGTGTTTGTCTCAACAGCTCTTGTAGGAACAGGGCTTCAATTAATGCTGGTAGATATGCCTATAGTTGAAATAGTTATTTCAGCTTCAGTGCTTGTCTCTGGCATCTTGTTAGCAAAGTTAGAGAAACCTGGCACAGCCATCATTACAGTTTTGGCAGGTATTGCAGGATTGTTTCATGGCTATGCTTATGGAGAAGCCATTATTGGCGCTACGGCAGTTCCTTTAGCAGCTTATCTAGCTGGGTTTACTTTGATTCAGGCAATTATTTCTTTGATTTCCTTCAAGATAGCTACAGAAGCCATAAAGTCTAGCGTTAGCTACCCTGATTTTCTGCGTTTGGCCGGATACATTGCTGTAGGGGCTGGAATGGCATTTATGGCTGCTAGCTTTTAA
- a CDS encoding DUF1097 domain-containing protein, protein MKKLDAYSVSIGVLGAIDTFLTATVILVPVWVTFIAWASFFILGGKSSGLKQSIASNLTGIVIASLTLLAITALGANPFIAAVCVGLGSAAMVQASKATLLTAIPAIVWGFASTVGTTVATGVPITTVGLTNPGLVAAAAMILGGLFGYLSEFWGDAMTTSEVTAVSNQTRA, encoded by the coding sequence ATGAAGAAGCTAGATGCCTATAGTGTCAGTATCGGAGTATTAGGTGCTATAGATACTTTTCTCACAGCAACAGTGATTCTTGTGCCAGTTTGGGTCACGTTCATTGCTTGGGCATCGTTTTTCATTTTAGGAGGGAAGTCATCTGGCCTCAAACAAAGTATTGCTTCCAATTTGACAGGCATTGTGATTGCCTCGCTCACTTTGCTTGCGATCACCGCTTTGGGTGCAAATCCGTTTATTGCCGCCGTCTGTGTTGGATTGGGAAGTGCTGCCATGGTCCAGGCATCTAAAGCTACTCTACTTACTGCAATCCCTGCAATTGTTTGGGGATTTGCTTCAACAGTGGGCACTACTGTTGCTACAGGAGTGCCTATTACTACGGTGGGTCTGACCAATCCGGGTTTAGTAGCGGCAGCAGCAATGATTTTAGGGGGGCTATTTGGTTATCTCTCTGAGTTTTGGGGTGATGCTATGACAACAAGCGAAGTTACCGCTGTAAGTAATCAAACTCGCGCCTAA
- the nthA gene encoding nitrile hydratase subunit alpha — protein MTENVGRETYSAARVKALESLLIEKGIITSETVDKVIDFFEKDMGPFNGARIVAKAWVDPAFKERLLADTPSAIAEMSFPRGMAGAEGENMAAVANTPDVHNLIVCTMCSCYPWPVLGLPPYWFKDPTFRARAIREPRKVLKEFGLDVSESVEVKVWDTSAQIRWFVLPERPEGTEGWTEEQLAAIVTPESMQGAARVVVPA, from the coding sequence ATGACTGAGAATGTTGGCCGCGAAACATATAGTGCCGCCCGCGTTAAGGCACTAGAGTCTCTGCTGATCGAAAAAGGAATCATCACTAGCGAAACTGTCGATAAAGTGATTGACTTCTTTGAGAAGGATATGGGGCCATTTAATGGTGCCAGAATTGTTGCTAAAGCTTGGGTTGACCCAGCATTTAAGGAACGTCTACTAGCAGATACTCCTTCAGCAATTGCGGAGATGAGTTTTCCCCGTGGTATGGCGGGGGCGGAAGGCGAGAATATGGCCGCTGTTGCCAACACTCCTGACGTCCATAACTTGATTGTTTGCACGATGTGCTCCTGTTACCCTTGGCCAGTGTTGGGCCTGCCGCCTTATTGGTTTAAAGATCCTACCTTTCGAGCCAGGGCTATCCGTGAACCCCGGAAAGTGCTCAAAGAGTTTGGTCTAGATGTCTCTGAGTCTGTTGAAGTTAAGGTCTGGGATACCAGTGCTCAGATTCGATGGTTTGTTCTGCCAGAACGCCCTGAAGGAACGGAAGGGTGGACAGAAGAGCAACTAGCGGCCATTGTCACTCCTGAATCCATGCAAGGGGCGGCCAGGGTAGTAGTGCCAGCTTAA
- a CDS encoding DUF4113 domain-containing protein translates to MDDLNRKLNPNAVKFGAMGLGPTWAMRSE, encoded by the coding sequence ATGGACGACCTCAACCGCAAGCTCAACCCCAATGCGGTCAAGTTTGGGGCGATGGGCCTAGGGCCCACTTGGGCGATGCGCTCAGAGTAG